One Myxococcales bacterium DNA window includes the following coding sequences:
- a CDS encoding FAD-dependent oxidoreductase, with protein sequence MASGANAGNADQGSADLPTHARVTIIGGGVIGCNVAYHLAKRGWTDVVLLEKHKLTSGSTWHAAGLVVTSGFTSETSVELAKYTLDLYSRLEAETGYATGFNPIGLLQIAANEDVLTDLRRKASFNRYMGIASKELSPAEVKEMWPLAKTDDVLAGFLTEGDGRANPVDVTISLAKGAKAAGVTIIEDVEVTGITQENGSVTGVLTDRGPIVSEYVVNCAGMWGREIGEMAGVNVPLQSAEHYYVLLDGVEVDRSWPVLEDPSVYGYFREEGSGLMVGIFETVSAPWALDGIPKPCEFKVLEPDMDRMMPYLQNALERIPAYQDAKLRDFFCGPESFSPDLSPIVGEAPELRNFFVAAGLNSLGILTGGGIGRLVANWIVDGLPDMDVCELNIDRFQRFQSNRAFRRDRTVEIVGEMYKIHFPGKPADSARNAKCHVLHERLGAAGAFCVPSAGWEIPDWYAPEGVAAEVEEYGWGRPSFQDYAAEEHRACREDVILMEMSFMSKFFVQGRDALRELNHISCNDIDVPPGRIVYTQWTNERGGIEADLTVTRMRENEFMVVCSDTMHRHVETWMRRHFDPEAHVSITDVTSGSAMLTIQGPKSRALLAKLTPDSMANEDFPYLHAKEIEIDYARVYAIRITYLGELGWELYIPTEYAVAVYDRIVEVGAEFGLRHAGLQALTSLRLEKAYRDYGHDIDNMDTPMDVGLGFAVKLDKPGGFIGRDVLAKQKEAGVGKRRLLLFQLVDPEPQLFHMEVIWRNEKRVGYIRVGGYGHTLGAAIGLGMIEAEEPVKKSYIESGKWEIEIDGKRFAANASVRTQYDPQMKRIKA encoded by the coding sequence ATGGCTAGTGGAGCGAATGCGGGAAATGCTGATCAAGGGAGTGCGGATCTTCCCACTCATGCGAGAGTGACGATCATCGGCGGCGGCGTGATCGGTTGTAATGTCGCCTATCACCTGGCGAAGCGCGGCTGGACCGACGTGGTCTTGCTCGAAAAGCACAAGCTGACGTCGGGCAGCACCTGGCATGCCGCGGGGTTGGTGGTGACGTCCGGCTTTACTTCCGAGACCTCGGTTGAACTCGCCAAATACACTCTCGATCTCTACTCCCGCCTGGAGGCAGAGACGGGGTACGCAACGGGCTTCAACCCGATCGGCCTGTTGCAGATCGCCGCCAACGAAGATGTGTTGACGGATCTGCGTCGAAAGGCCTCCTTCAACAGATATATGGGCATCGCCTCAAAAGAACTCTCTCCCGCAGAGGTCAAAGAGATGTGGCCCCTGGCCAAAACCGACGATGTGCTGGCCGGCTTTCTGACAGAGGGTGATGGGCGTGCGAATCCCGTCGATGTGACCATCTCGCTGGCCAAGGGCGCCAAGGCCGCGGGCGTAACGATCATCGAAGACGTCGAGGTTACGGGCATCACCCAGGAAAACGGCAGCGTGACCGGGGTGCTGACGGATCGAGGTCCCATTGTTTCCGAATACGTCGTCAACTGCGCGGGGATGTGGGGGCGTGAGATCGGCGAGATGGCGGGGGTCAACGTGCCGCTGCAGTCGGCCGAGCACTATTACGTGCTGCTGGACGGCGTAGAAGTCGATCGCAGTTGGCCGGTTCTGGAAGATCCTTCGGTTTACGGGTATTTCCGCGAAGAGGGTTCGGGGCTCATGGTCGGGATCTTCGAAACGGTGTCCGCGCCCTGGGCGCTGGACGGAATTCCCAAGCCGTGTGAATTCAAGGTGCTCGAGCCCGACATGGATCGCATGATGCCCTATTTGCAAAACGCGCTCGAGCGGATTCCCGCTTACCAGGACGCCAAACTGCGCGACTTCTTCTGCGGTCCCGAGAGTTTCTCTCCCGATCTTTCACCGATCGTGGGTGAGGCGCCGGAGCTGCGCAATTTCTTCGTGGCGGCAGGTCTCAATTCTCTCGGCATCCTCACCGGGGGTGGCATCGGGCGACTGGTCGCGAATTGGATCGTGGACGGTCTGCCCGACATGGACGTCTGCGAACTCAACATCGATCGCTTCCAACGTTTCCAGTCGAACCGCGCCTTCCGCAGAGATCGCACCGTCGAAATCGTGGGCGAGATGTACAAGATCCACTTTCCCGGCAAGCCCGCCGACAGCGCGCGCAACGCCAAGTGTCATGTGCTGCACGAAAGACTCGGAGCCGCCGGCGCCTTCTGCGTGCCGTCGGCAGGTTGGGAGATCCCCGATTGGTACGCGCCCGAAGGCGTTGCCGCCGAAGTCGAGGAATACGGTTGGGGTCGGCCCAGTTTTCAGGACTACGCGGCCGAGGAGCACCGGGCTTGCCGCGAGGATGTCATCTTGATGGAGATGTCATTCATGTCGAAGTTCTTCGTGCAGGGGAGGGATGCGCTTCGGGAACTCAATCACATCTCTTGCAACGACATCGATGTCCCGCCGGGCCGCATCGTCTATACCCAGTGGACGAATGAACGCGGCGGGATCGAAGCGGATCTGACCGTTACGCGCATGCGCGAGAACGAGTTCATGGTCGTCTGCTCCGACACCATGCATCGCCATGTCGAGACCTGGATGCGGCGTCACTTCGATCCCGAGGCCCACGTCAGCATTACCGACGTGACTTCGGGGAGCGCGATGCTCACCATTCAGGGGCCCAAGTCCCGGGCGCTGCTCGCAAAGCTCACCCCCGATTCAATGGCGAATGAGGATTTCCCCTACCTCCACGCAAAGGAGATCGAAATCGATTATGCGCGGGTCTATGCGATTCGCATCACCTACCTGGGCGAGCTGGGATGGGAACTCTACATCCCGACCGAATACGCCGTGGCGGTCTACGACCGCATCGTCGAGGTGGGCGCCGAGTTCGGACTTCGCCACGCGGGTCTTCAAGCGCTGACGAGTTTGCGGCTCGAAAAGGCCTACCGGGATTATGGACACGACATCGACAACATGGATACACCCATGGATGTCGGCCTGGGCTTTGCGGTGAAGCTCGACAAGCCGGGTGGTTTCATCGGACGGGATGTTCTCGCAAAGCAAAAAGAAGCGGGGGTGGGAAAGCGCCGCCTGTTGCTGTTTCAGTTGGTCGACCCCGAGCCTCAGCTCTTCCACATGGAAGTGATCTGGCGCAACGAAAAGCGGGTGGGATACATCCGCGTGGGCGGCTATGGGCACACGCTCGGGGCGGCGATCGGCCTCGGCATGATCGAGGCCGAAGAGCCCGTGAAGAAGAGCTACATCGAATCCGGGAAATGGGAGATCGAAATCGATGGCAAACGTTTCGCTGCGAACGCATCGGTCCGGACCCAATACGATCCCCAGATGAAGCGGATCAAGGCATGA
- a CDS encoding tryptophan synthase subunit alpha has product MGRIRERFAQLAERGETALIPFITIGDPDIETSYALVLSMAEAGADLIELGVPFSDPIAEGPTIQRSSERALASGTSLNAILELVSRLRPNLEIPLVLMGYANPIFAMGDERFPKLAGEVGVDGIIVPDLPPEEGADLYGRCNDVGIDGILLAAPTTTPERLAMLADRSRGFLYYVSLTGVTGARSEIAAGVEDGVRAAQQSGSIPVCVGFGISTPEQAAEVAGYADGVVVGSAVINLIEAASSRDGAVDSVAKFVAELKAPLR; this is encoded by the coding sequence ATGGGACGTATCCGAGAACGCTTTGCCCAACTCGCCGAGCGAGGCGAGACCGCGCTGATCCCCTTCATCACGATCGGAGATCCCGACATCGAGACCAGCTATGCGCTGGTGCTGTCAATGGCGGAAGCCGGGGCAGACTTGATCGAACTCGGCGTGCCTTTCTCGGATCCGATCGCCGAGGGGCCGACGATCCAACGTTCGAGTGAACGCGCCCTGGCGAGTGGCACCAGTCTGAATGCAATTTTGGAACTGGTTTCGCGACTGCGCCCAAACCTCGAGATCCCCCTGGTTCTGATGGGCTATGCGAATCCCATTTTCGCGATGGGAGACGAACGGTTCCCAAAGCTCGCGGGAGAGGTGGGGGTCGACGGGATCATCGTTCCGGATCTTCCTCCCGAGGAAGGGGCGGATCTCTACGGTCGCTGCAACGACGTGGGCATCGATGGCATCTTGCTCGCGGCGCCGACCACGACTCCCGAGCGCCTGGCGATGCTTGCCGACCGCAGCCGGGGTTTTCTCTACTACGTCTCGCTCACCGGGGTCACCGGTGCGCGCAGCGAGATCGCGGCCGGTGTCGAAGACGGAGTCCGAGCGGCGCAACAATCGGGAAGCATCCCGGTCTGCGTGGGGTTTGGCATCTCGACCCCGGAACAGGCTGCGGAGGTCGCGGGCTATGCGGACGGCGTCGTCGTCGGGAGCGCCGTGATCAATCTCATTGAAGCCGCCAGCAGTCGGGATGGGGCGGTGGATTCGGTGGCCAAGTTCGTCGCAGAACTCAAGGCCCCTCTGCGGTGA
- the trpB gene encoding tryptophan synthase subunit beta, translating to MISEPDENGFFGEFGGRYVPETLVAALDELTEAYPRISQSPEYSKQLDDLLTHYAGRPTPLTFAARMTEDLGGAKIYLKREDLAHTGAHKINNVLGQVLLAKYMGKPRVIAETGAGQHGTATATACALLGLECEVYMGAEDVRRQALNVFRMELLGAKVHSVTAGSMTLKDAINEAMRDWVTNIRNTYYCIGSVMGPHPYPLLVRNFQRVIGLEARAQILKAEGRLPDVVMACVGGGSNAMGIFHPFIEDDSVRLIGVEPGGEGIETGRHGATLTAGQVAIFHGKKTYVLTDDDGQIFPAHSVSAGLDYPGVGPEHAFLRDKGRATYEVANDDEALEAFGYLSRCEGIIPALESAHAIAHARKVAPQMGRDEILIINLSGRGDKDVSEVRDIALAGKAKIQ from the coding sequence GTGATCAGTGAGCCGGATGAGAACGGATTCTTTGGTGAATTCGGGGGCCGCTACGTGCCCGAGACCCTGGTCGCAGCGCTCGATGAGCTCACCGAAGCCTATCCGCGCATCAGTCAAAGTCCCGAATACAGCAAACAACTCGACGATCTGCTGACCCACTACGCGGGACGTCCGACGCCGTTGACCTTTGCCGCGCGCATGACCGAAGATCTGGGTGGCGCCAAGATTTATCTGAAGCGCGAGGATCTTGCCCACACCGGAGCCCACAAAATCAACAACGTGCTGGGCCAGGTGCTGCTCGCCAAATACATGGGCAAGCCCCGGGTGATCGCCGAAACAGGTGCGGGCCAACACGGTACCGCGACGGCCACGGCCTGTGCGCTGCTGGGCCTCGAGTGCGAGGTCTACATGGGGGCCGAGGACGTTCGACGCCAGGCCCTCAACGTGTTTCGCATGGAACTCCTGGGCGCCAAGGTTCACTCGGTGACGGCTGGCTCGATGACCCTCAAGGACGCGATCAACGAGGCGATGCGCGACTGGGTGACGAACATTCGCAATACCTATTACTGCATTGGATCGGTGATGGGTCCGCATCCCTATCCGTTGCTGGTGCGAAATTTTCAACGCGTGATCGGACTCGAAGCCCGGGCACAAATCCTGAAAGCCGAGGGGCGTTTGCCCGATGTAGTGATGGCGTGCGTGGGCGGGGGGTCGAACGCCATGGGGATCTTTCATCCGTTCATCGAAGACGACAGCGTGCGCTTGATCGGGGTCGAACCCGGGGGTGAGGGCATCGAGACTGGGCGCCACGGTGCCACGCTGACGGCCGGCCAGGTGGCGATTTTTCACGGCAAAAAGACCTATGTCCTCACCGACGACGACGGGCAGATTTTCCCCGCTCACTCGGTGTCGGCGGGTCTCGACTATCCCGGGGTGGGCCCGGAACACGCATTTTTGCGCGACAAGGGTCGCGCGACCTACGAAGTGGCCAACGACGACGAAGCCCTCGAAGCGTTTGGCTATCTCTCGCGCTGCGAGGGAATCATTCCCGCTCTCGAATCCGCTCACGCGATCGCCCACGCGCGCAAAGTCGCGCCGCAGATGGGACGAGACGAGATCTTGATCATCAATCTCTCGGGACGTGGTGACAAAGACGTAAGCGAGGTCCGCGATATTGCGCTCGCGGGCAAGGCGAAGATTCAATAA
- the trpC gene encoding indole-3-glycerol phosphate synthase TrpC: MTILTEILARKGVEVESAKGRVSAAEMRRRAEDTTDSTRGFRNALIQAEVPAVIAEVKHRSPSAGEIRPGFEPVACAREYAANGASALSVLTDEHYFGGHLDFLAKIRSEVSLPLLRKDFIIDAYQVDESRAAGADAILLIVSALTGELMSDLAEQARALTLDVLVEIHDEAELDRAVAIEADLIGVNNRDLATFTTDLAVTERLAGCLAERGDPVGEGSVVLVSESGIRTRADIDRLQQAGARAFLVGESLMRQPDLGSALHELRTGKAK, encoded by the coding sequence ATGACGATCTTGACGGAGATTCTCGCGCGCAAAGGCGTGGAAGTGGAGTCGGCCAAGGGACGGGTCTCCGCGGCGGAAATGCGTCGACGCGCGGAGGACACAACGGATTCGACGCGCGGTTTTCGCAACGCATTGATTCAGGCCGAAGTCCCAGCGGTGATTGCCGAGGTGAAGCACCGCTCGCCGAGTGCGGGCGAAATCCGGCCCGGCTTCGAACCGGTCGCCTGCGCTCGCGAATACGCTGCGAATGGCGCCAGCGCACTCTCGGTGCTGACCGACGAGCACTATTTTGGTGGACACCTCGATTTTCTCGCAAAGATTCGCAGTGAAGTCTCACTGCCTTTGCTGCGCAAGGATTTCATCATTGACGCCTATCAGGTGGATGAATCACGCGCGGCGGGTGCCGACGCCATATTGTTGATTGTCTCGGCGCTTACCGGAGAGTTGATGAGCGATTTGGCTGAACAAGCCCGAGCCCTGACGCTCGATGTGCTGGTCGAGATCCACGACGAAGCGGAACTCGACCGGGCCGTGGCGATCGAGGCCGATTTGATCGGCGTCAACAACCGCGATCTCGCGACGTTTACCACGGACCTCGCCGTGACGGAGCGCTTGGCGGGATGCCTTGCCGAGCGAGGTGACCCAGTCGGGGAGGGCAGTGTCGTTCTGGTGTCGGAGAGCGGAATTCGCACTCGCGCAGACATCGATCGCTTGCAACAGGCAGGTGCGCGCGCCTTCCTCGTGGGCGAGTCTCTCATGCGTCAGCCCGATCTCGGATCGGCCCTGCACGAGTTGCGGACGGGGAAAGCAAAATGA
- the trpD gene encoding anthranilate phosphoribosyltransferase has product MKNREAIREAIDVALEGREVGSDLLESAFGEIMDGRAEPAQIAGLLVALRAKGETVAEIVAAARALRARASTATTAVANTIDVCGTGGSGLDTFNISTAAAFVVAGAGVPVAKHGNRAATSRSGSFDVLEALGVRIDLSIETCGKILAEIGIATFFARTAHPAYRHVGPVRQQLGVRTLMNCLGPLLNPAGVRHQVVGVYSAGLVAPLAQALADLGAERALVVHGSDGLDEITTTGPTRACFATQGELDSFEILPTDFGIAIAAASDLQGGSPEENAEILRNVLAGEAGAQRDVVAINAGAAIWVAGASSDLAGGIDRARASIDSGEAQQKLAALIRATNDAVHENTEGVPA; this is encoded by the coding sequence ATGAAGAATCGTGAAGCCATACGTGAGGCGATAGACGTGGCTCTCGAAGGCCGGGAAGTCGGATCCGATCTGCTCGAAAGCGCCTTTGGAGAGATCATGGACGGCCGGGCCGAGCCGGCGCAGATTGCCGGATTGTTGGTGGCGCTGCGGGCCAAGGGCGAGACCGTTGCAGAAATTGTGGCTGCGGCGCGCGCCCTGCGCGCTCGGGCGAGCACCGCAACGACTGCGGTCGCCAACACCATCGACGTGTGCGGAACCGGGGGCAGTGGTCTCGATACTTTCAATATTTCGACGGCCGCCGCCTTCGTCGTCGCTGGCGCGGGGGTGCCCGTGGCCAAGCACGGCAACCGCGCAGCCACGAGTCGCAGCGGAAGCTTCGACGTTCTCGAGGCGTTGGGGGTGAGAATCGATCTCTCGATCGAAACTTGCGGCAAGATTCTCGCTGAGATCGGAATCGCCACCTTCTTTGCGCGCACGGCGCATCCCGCCTACCGCCATGTGGGTCCGGTGCGTCAACAACTGGGCGTTCGTACGTTGATGAACTGCCTGGGCCCGCTGCTCAATCCTGCAGGAGTTCGGCATCAGGTCGTCGGGGTGTATTCGGCCGGGTTGGTTGCGCCGCTTGCCCAGGCGCTTGCGGATCTCGGTGCCGAGCGCGCGCTGGTCGTTCACGGTAGTGACGGCCTCGACGAGATCACCACTACGGGTCCGACCCGCGCATGCTTTGCCACCCAGGGCGAGCTGGATTCATTCGAAATTCTCCCGACCGACTTCGGTATCGCCATCGCCGCAGCGAGCGATCTTCAGGGTGGGAGTCCGGAGGAGAACGCCGAGATCCTGCGCAATGTGTTGGCGGGAGAGGCGGGTGCGCAGCGGGATGTTGTCGCGATCAATGCCGGAGCTGCCATCTGGGTCGCTGGAGCAAGCTCGGATCTCGCAGGGGGGATCGATCGGGCGCGCGCGAGCATCGATTCGGGTGAGGCCCAGCAAAAGCTTGCCGCGTTGATTCGCGCGACGAACGACGCCGTCCATGAGAACACCGAAGGTGTCCCGGCATGA
- a CDS encoding phosphoribosylanthranilate isomerase, with product MSGNVRIKICGVTDPEDALAAVNAGADLIGVNFVQGSHRCVDIHIAESICEAVAGMSVERVALFRDATWDEIEHVLRRAEFDRVQFHGDETEEEVESVDLPVIKAIRGADVSAAETYPGTLLLLDHPSEGGGKGKVWDWSEASEIISLGYDVILAGGLTPDNVGQALRDIGGFMPWGVDVATGVEVDGRKDPALIEAFIAAVRAAEEEDQVEDLPSDQ from the coding sequence GTGAGCGGGAACGTTCGCATCAAGATCTGTGGCGTGACTGATCCAGAAGATGCACTGGCGGCGGTCAATGCCGGTGCGGATCTGATCGGAGTCAACTTCGTACAGGGTTCGCACCGATGTGTAGATATTCACATCGCGGAGTCCATCTGTGAAGCGGTCGCAGGTATGTCGGTCGAAAGAGTCGCGCTGTTTCGAGACGCGACTTGGGATGAAATTGAACACGTATTGCGAAGGGCTGAGTTCGATCGGGTTCAATTCCACGGCGACGAGACCGAGGAAGAGGTCGAAAGTGTCGATCTGCCGGTGATCAAGGCGATCCGCGGGGCAGATGTTTCAGCCGCAGAAACCTACCCCGGCACTCTGCTCCTGCTCGACCATCCGAGCGAAGGGGGTGGCAAGGGCAAGGTGTGGGATTGGAGCGAGGCCTCGGAGATCATCTCCCTGGGTTATGACGTGATTCTCGCCGGCGGGCTGACCCCCGACAACGTCGGCCAGGCGCTGAGAGACATCGGGGGCTTCATGCCCTGGGGCGTAGATGTCGCGACCGGAGTCGAGGTGGATGGCCGCAAGGATCCAGCGCTGATCGAGGCGTTCATCGCCGCGGTGCGAGCGGCGGAGGAAGAGGACCAGGTAGAGGATCTCCCGAGTGATCAGTGA
- a CDS encoding GFA family protein — translation MITGRCECGAVRYEVGGEIHEYCHCHCSICRRLHGAAFASWGEVSRDQFKYLSGEDHLKIYSYSDRSDSIFCGNCGSSILVDFKTTVDMLYITLGTVDGDVKLPPGLHQFAGSKAPWYEITDDLPQHEGWPSE, via the coding sequence ATGATTACGGGTAGATGTGAGTGCGGCGCGGTGCGGTACGAGGTCGGAGGCGAGATCCACGAATATTGTCACTGCCATTGTTCAATCTGCAGGCGGCTCCACGGGGCTGCATTCGCGAGTTGGGGAGAAGTCTCCCGCGATCAATTCAAATATCTTTCGGGTGAGGATCATCTGAAGATCTATTCGTATTCAGACAGATCAGACAGCATCTTCTGTGGAAATTGCGGATCGTCGATCCTCGTGGACTTCAAGACGACGGTCGACATGCTCTACATCACTCTGGGCACTGTCGACGGCGATGTAAAGCTCCCGCCGGGCTTACATCAATTCGCAGGTTCGAAAGCTCCCTGGTACGAAATCACTGATGATCTGCCTCAGCATGAGGGCTGGCCTTCCGAATAG